ACTAAGGGTAGGGGATGTAAAAGGTGTTTGACAgacacttctcccgagtaaaaatgaTTGCATGTGTCAAAATTCAACTATGTCCCCATAAATGTCAGGTTGTCCGCAGATCCTGCTGGAATCGGCCAAATTTAATCTAATGAGTACGGCCAGCTTATCTTCAGAAATATCTCCTAATATCAAaccgttttatttatttaaaaaaaaaacaaaaaaaacctattgacacctaaataaatagtcCTTCTACCTGTCTTGATGACATTATGTCTCAGCCGGATGATGAGGGTGTATGTACCATCAGCCTGGAACTTCTCACAGAACTGCTCCAGCTCCTGGTTGAATTTTGATAGGTTTCCCGTGCGCACAGCTGTGAAAGAAAACAGGTATTTTAGGGAATTCTCATCATAGTCTTATGAAAGATGACATGTAGCAGATGTGAAAGTGCTGCATAAACAGATAGTTAGTCAGGCACCTACAAGCAGTCATTGAGAATAAATCAGGTTTTTTTCCCCCCTATTCTTGCGAGAGATCTTCACGGTAATAAGGGCTCTTTATTCACaattttattatcattttttcTTTCAATGAATAATCACAGACCGCAGAAAAAGAATTGCATAATGATGTGTGTGGGTGGATAACGAATGAGCACCAGCGCGGCACCTCAGAGGTTTCCAATGCGCACATATTCTTTTTTGCAATTAAGATCTATTCAATGCTTTCACAGCTTATTCCTAGAAATGACAGTAAATGAATCACTTACCTTGAGTGAGTAGAAAATAAGGCATTAAAGACCTTTTCAGGGAGTGCTGTCTGAACTGAAGACGATCTGGAATTTCCCCCAACAACAGCTCCACCACAATCAGAAGTTTGTGAACCTGAGAAACAGGAAAATACATCAGATCGCACATATTTACACTGCAGCATCTAAAAGTACTTCAAATAAGACGTGAATAGAAAAGAACGACTCACCGTCTGTTTGAAGCCCACCGCTGTATGCTGGGGGGCCTTCCTTAGAGCATTGGTCAGGGTCCTTCTCGCTTCAGAATACTCCAACTGAATGGCTTTAATGCGACCTGGGAGGAGATATTGTGTAAGAGACAATACATGTAACATTACATATAGACCTATGTAGATTGGACTAACTTTCATTAAAGAATATTGCACGTTAGACAAATAAAACATCCAAAGAACGATTCCTATTTCCATGCATTTATTTTATGCAACACTGAACAGCGAATGTATTCATTCACCTCAGACTGCTCCATTGGGGCTTACGATTTATTTGGTTTCCTCAGGTCACATGATGTAGCCGATTTTACAGGAAGACAActaaaagaaaacattttggATAGTCTTTATGTAGTTAATGCCATGGGCAAAATCGACTCCAGTCTagaagcagggccgccatcaaggCAGTATGGCTGGTACTCCTATCAGGGGCCCAGCCACAGAAATAAAAGAAAGGGGCCTGCCCGCCGCACACCCATATAAAATTGTAAACTTTATAAGCAGGGCCCAGCGGTAATTAGTTTGGAGAAGAGAACTGGCCCTGCAATATAATGGGGCCTGTTCCTTTCTCCAAAGTAACTACCGCTGGGGCCCTGCTGTAGAAGGTCCTGACACTGGACAGCTCATAAGTGAAGGGGCAAGAGGGCCCGTGAGTGGTAACAACACAGAGGTAagtctggtgtgtgtgtgttttaaagGGATAGTACAAGAAACAACATTTAtttcctatccccaggataggagaTAATGGTCTCATGGCTAGGACCCCAAAAAAACATGAGTATGGGGGTCCGAGCCTGCCATTCCTCCACACTGCAAATCCCCCCGCCCGGAGGGAGGAGAATGGAGAAGCCGTTGAGCATGAACTTGTCAGTCCATTCAACATTTATGGGACTATAGGAAACAGCCGCACAATGTGCTCTGCTGCCTCCGTCATCCCcagagactttgaatggagcggcagcgcacatgctTGACTGTCAATGTTATCCTCACTGCGGAACAggagtgtctgaattaatttaggggtttgtttgggagtctgaatttatttaagggtctggtcgggGTTGTGAATTAATTTTGCCATCTGGTCAGGGGTCGGAATTAATTTTGccatgtggtctggggtctgtgcagGTGACGTGGGTGCCATGTGTGAGGAGGAGGCGAAGAGCATCCGGGCGTGCTACAGCAGTGGAAGATCTTCGAGCCTGCAGGAGCCAGAAGCAGCTGCCAGCACTGCCACTTGGCGAGTGAATCTGCTGTGTAAAAGCAGCCGCTTCAGTGCAATTATTCTTTTTGATGTTGTCCCCCTGCACACCTACTGTCTTCCCCTTGGTCCCCCACAGAGCACTGCCGCCCCCACAGAGCCACTGCATCTCCCCCCTGGCCCCATTCCTGCCACTTCCCACTCTCTTAGCACTCTCAACAGACCATGCCACCTAATTTCTCCCCCTTGTCCCCTGACAAAGCCCATGCCCACCTGTCTCCGCCCTGGCCCACAATAGAGCCACTGGCAATTTGAATCATACCACTAACCCACTACTGCCACTTTTCATTGTCACCCGCAACAATGGGGGGGCAGACTACTTGACTATAAGAGGCCCAGAGATCTTTATGGTGGCCCTACTAGTGTCACTCAATATAAACCAAGCCTTGGTACCTTCTTGTCCTAATATTCATGGTCTTACTTACCCGTATAATACAAGTATCTGGCCCATTCGTTGTTGTTCGCTTGCTCAGGGAACACAGACTTAGACACCAGTTTTTCAGCCTGATCGTACAGATTGTAATGTAAGTAGTTTCTTAGTAGCAGGTTCAGCAGCGTGGCCTGTCCGTCTGCATCATGCCGGAGCGTGGCTGTGCGCAGTCTTGCATGCAGGAAGCTGTAATATGGTATCATTTATAATAACCAAgttaacaatattttgttttctaACAATCCTGAaaacgtatttttatttttctcctatAAATTGTGTATGCAAAGATATTAGGCTATATCTTTTTAAGAAAAAtgtctctttctccacttatcagacccCTTATTCCCCTATACCGGGCTAGAACACTATAAATGCTCAGAACCTCAGCATTAACTGAAAAAGGTCAACTCTGAAAGTCGTTGGAGCAGACACACAGATCATATTATACAGAGCAGAATTGCTGAAAGTGTGTATATGTGGGATTGCACGGGGTTAGCGACTGCCTGACAAAGAAGTCTCACTTAACGAAGCATTAAATAACTTCTATGTTTCTAATATACAAGCTAAAATTCTTCCCAACAGTGCGGATCTTAGGCACGGAGGACGTAGACCGTGTTTATCAACTTAAATAAATTCATATAGAAGCTTTTATGGACAAGGTGTACACACGGATATCTATGCATGCACCACATCCATACTGAGCACTGTGATCACCCCGGCAGCCGTGATCTCTAGAAGCTAGACTTGGGGAATAAAATTAACACTTATTAAGGGAGATCTACGTTGCAAAATGTTCCAGAATTCCGGCACAAATTGTGCCAAAAAAGTGGTATACATGATGTGTTTTAGATAATTTTTACACCTTCCTTGACAGTTTTGAAAGTACAGCCACAATTTTTTCTGCATAATACTGGTGTAAAGTACGCCAGCCATGAAGTAGAGTAAGAAAGCGAAAAGTATCCAACATGTCTGGCTCCTAAATTATCATACACTACGTGTTTAGTCATAAATTTAGCGCAGTTCCTGCCAGTCAGaatgggcagatttattaataccgTCCTAAATTCAATCAAAACGTAGACGATATTTTGTGCTCAGTTAAATGGGAAATAACTGAAGAATTCCTTTCAATATTCCAGTCGTATGCCAGATGAAGAGGTCTGGTGCACTGAGAAGTAGCAGATGATTGTTCTCTACATCTTTAAAGTGCCTCTGGCATAAGACATGTGTACTATGAATAAGGATACCCATAAAGGGAAAGGCTAGACACAGTGGATGCGAATAACTTCAACACTAAAGCTCCCACAACCAGAGTTTGGGGAGCCGGCATACTGTGCCTAGAATCCTGAAGACAAGGATATTTGGGAGGAGCATTGTAAGGACTATCAgctgtccttaaaggaacagtgtcatcacccaaaaaatttttcatatgttcaagatgttagtgctttattaaaaacgtttatatttatttgtgtgtttgtgttttactttttcttatttttacactttttcttccctatgggggctgccattttttgttccatttctgtctgtgtcgattaacgacacatacagacatggaatacggcagccacagtcccatagggactgcgaacggctcccgtcccattgacttcagtgtacggcgtctgtgtgggaactgcgcatgcgccgctcccacacagtccaattcgaaattggcgccgtccggtgccattttcctgtggaccggaagtcgcggccggacagtaatattactacttccggtcgcggcttccaaatttgtgcacttggaccagcggcagcaaacggagcggacgggccggagggagccgcggcggcaggagcaggtaagagatttcaatgtatgttcgtgtttgtgtgtgtttactactgtatgtaaacctactacactgtgtgttagctcaaaaaatggcgacacacagtgtagcaggttacaccgttcaaacccctcgtttatcccggcactagccaggataaaggagggggggatgctgagagctcactagagcgagggcttttaacccaatgttgcaatgctgcaattttgggaatagctccatctagtgaccaaaaatgggtagtattataaattagaattaatttataatatttcctgactatttcctgactcgtgaaaaaaataaaaaaaatttgaacaatgtttaatcacccacacactaaatgtttaattttttaaaaaaaaacatgtttttctggcaacacattccctttaaggtgtttTCCCACTTAACACACACATCCCCTATCAACAGTGTGTGAATGCTGGGGGGTttgtctgctgggacccccagcaataaggagaacgggggagcacatgctcggccagcgctccattcatttttatgggactTCCGGtacctccatagaaatgaatatagCGCTGATAGAGCATGCGGACCAACGTTACATTCTCATAAAGCTCGTTGGGGGACTTTAGGTCCCCCCATTCTCCTCATTgctaggggtcccagcggtcggaccccaatgcgatcacacatgtatcctttaTCCTGTGAATAGAGGATACaggtgttttgtgggaaaacccctttaaccaaacAGAATTGCCAGTACACTACGAGTAACATTGAGTGTTCTCATCAATAATGTTTGGCTGAGAGCAGCTGACGGACAACAACAACATATTAGAGAGAGATTTATTAGGGGTACAATAAGAACTTACCTCCTGACAACATCCAGCTTGTTGAGGAATTCATAGATACGAGAGTGATAGTAATAGCATTTGGCCACTATTATGTCAAGAGCTCGCCGGTTCTGGGGGTTGATCTTCTGCATCAAATCATCTGACACCTTCTGTGCCTGAAAGTGAGAGAAACAGAAGGGAAATGTGACGGCTTGTGCTGCTAACGCACAAAAACAATCAGtgtgaaagaaataaaatattcacattttctgctgtttttgCAAAACATTTCACAATTTGCTGGCCAAGATAAATTGGGAGAAACTATTTGCCTATTATTCTCTTAAAATGGCCACGATCTCAAACAATGCAAATAGATTTGAAACCTAATGGAAAATGAGTGAAAAGCGAATTAAAGGCATGTGTAATGTAAGAACGGCAGAAGGAATCTGCTCTTATGCAGGGGCCAGAATCCAATCAAGTTCCTGCGGACTCCAGTAGACTAGACACGTGTAGAAAAGTGTTGTAAAATTGTAATAATTGTGGAATTGAACAGCTTTACTTCATAATCTGGAGACCTAAATCAACATCTAATACGTTGCTTCTTTTAGGCTGGAATCGCACACAgcagtttgctgcgtttttcgtggtgttttgtTGTCAAAAACACTtcggccagatgttactttaaagtctatagtgaaaaatAGGAAGAATTACATACAATGAATTTTGGTTTATGGCCTTTTTGCAGTGAGTGGTGTTTTTTTGCATATGCTCTGGGAAGGGTGTTTTATCTGCCGTTTTcccataggacttcaaaaacgtttaaaaataaataaaatgcatgTCCAAAATGTGAGGTACCAAAAACGCGTTAAAATAGTTTGCGTGAAGAAGGCCGGAATTACACATGCAGTTCttgagattaaccccttcccgacatatgacatactgttacgtcatagccgggtagggggaagtatggagcgggctcccgGAGtgaacaatatatcattatttaacctgtacggtgaacaccgtcaaaaaaataaaaattgtaaacgccagaatctctattttttggtcacctcgtctcccacaaaaaatgaaataaaaagtgatcaaaccgtcgcatgtgcaccaaaatggtattattaaaaactacagcttatcccgcaaacaatgagccctcataccacttagacggaaaaataaaaaagttacggctctcggaatttggcgacacaaaatacatttttcttttttacacttaggtttttacttgtaaaagtagtaaaatatagaaaaaactatatatatttggtatcaccgtaatctgattgacccacagaataaagttaacatgttgttttaattgcacagtgaatttcgtaaaaacggtgcgcagaaaaccatggaggaatcgctgtttttttcattttctaccccactcgtcccgcaaataatcaagccctcataggactatatcgatggaaaaataaagacgttatggcttttggaaggtgggcaggaaaaaactaaaattaaaatctgaaatttgtttacgacgggaaggggttaaaatagattTCCTTCCTGTTGGATCCACTTCTAGGTTTGGTTCAAAACATTACATGTGTGATTCTATCCTAAAGCTTATGAGCACTCTTTCCTGTCGAAAGGACATATTATGGAGTCTGAGCCAAGGACTGCATGGCCATTCCAGGCCCTCCGAGATGTGGCGCTCTTACCTCAGTGTAGCGTTTGCTGTTCATCAGATATATCACCAGTAGTAGCTGTAGGTAAGCTTCCACCTCAGGGAGAAGAGGTGCTGAGGCAGCTTTGCCAGTTCGCGGTCTGAACTGCAAGTCACCCTCAGTGTCCATCAGCTGAGACGACGAAAGTAAAAGAAGATAAGGTTAACAGCTAAAAGGTATACAGATCACAACCATGTGATACCAACAACTTCTAATAGGCCAACACAAAATGTGTGTCCTAGCGCTCTCACCTCCTCCAGGAAGCTCAGCAGCATGTCACGGGTCGTAGGGTTGGATGTGAAGAAGCCGTTGATTGCTTTATGCAGAACATTGGGGTTCAGGCGTCGTGATGTGGAGGGCAATGCTCTGAGGGCACGTAGGACAAAGCGAGGCTCCTTCCCAGAAACGGCTTTCTCAATCTGCTTTACATGCTCCTTTATGTCTAGAGAAGAAGAAATGATTAAGGTGGATATCATAGtagaaatataaaacatatatacagATACATCTCCCCtgacccattgtaatcaatgtctCGGGGCATACATTCAGGGCATCAGTTGTAATTTTGCTCATTTATCAGAAATGACTACAATTAGAGTATCCCCTTTTATCTAGAATAATCCCACACTGTTTAGAAGGGATCTCCCACCACATCCGTTTAAGGTGTTTCAATAGGAAATGCAGTAAATGTCTGATCATCACGGGTGTAATTGTTAAAACGCAGGGACCGCTACATTTATTCTTCAATGCCTGTCCATTTATGACAGATCTTTATTACCTTTATTTCCACCTTGTCCTTCAGACCACAAATTCAAGCCCTTACCACCTAAAGCTAAAACCATTTCTCGAATCTGCTCTTCAACCTCGAAATGTTTATACATGCTTCATCATTTCCGCCTAGACTACTACAACATCCTTCTCTGTGCCCTTCCATTCACTTCTTGCATACCTGCAACCCATCCTCAACTCCATTGCCCAATGATTCTACCTTTTCCCCGTTCGTCTTCTGCTGCTCGTCTGTCAGTCACTTCACTGGCTCCCTAGTGCCCAAGTAATTCATTTCAAGATACTGACAATGGCATACAATGTCCatgacctgtcccctccatatatCTCTGCTttaacccctcacatgtaatctccggtCCTCCCAagttctttttctcttctccAAGATTTCACTAGTGCGTCCCCCATCCTCTCACTATACACTTTCAAGTGCAACCTGAAAACCCAACGCTCTAGAAAAGCTTACAAAACGCAATAACCCTGTCCCCACTACCTAAGTGTATGAgcagcttctaccctcacctactGTGTTCTCCCACCTGCCTCATAGATAGTAACTTCTTGTGGGCAGCGTCCTTCTGTTCCAGTCTCTCAGTCAGTATGCTCAAGTTTATTGTACATGTGTTAGGTTTGTAAACCCCTCTGTAGGTCATATGTATACCGTCCCGGAAGTTTAGGtcgctataaaaatataaatattggaTATGACATCATGTCACCTAACTGCCGCAGACAATCAGTCCTGTTGGAtaaatttgatggcctatccttaggacaggccgtcaatattagatcggtgggggcctgACTGTCGGCaccccggccaatcagctgtttgaaggggccgccgCGTTACATTTGTAGCGGCTGTGCATGTATGAACGGAGAGGAGAACCATGTAAACATTGAAGAGGCAGGGGGGGCTCATacaagcactgcggccccttcaaactgGGTGCCGacatcggacccccactgatctaatattgatggcctatcctaaggataggccatcaattttgatCACCCGGATATCCCCTTTAAAGagactatcaccacattataagtgtcctatctcctatctatttttaccacgttaggagcgattttagctttatgctaattcgtttcttaatgcccaagtgggcgtgtttttactttagaccaagtgggcgttgtacagaggagtgtatgacgctgaccaatcagcgtcatgcactcctctccattcagttagtaagcacatagtgacactggat
The genomic region above belongs to Rhinoderma darwinii isolate aRhiDar2 chromosome 13, aRhiDar2.hap1, whole genome shotgun sequence and contains:
- the PSMD3 gene encoding 26S proteasome non-ATPase regulatory subunit 3, whose product is MKEATVKRREPEDVEMKEEEPAAATGEGGKKELDSVTLEDIKEHVKQIEKAVSGKEPRFVLRALRALPSTSRRLNPNVLHKAINGFFTSNPTTRDMLLSFLEELMDTEGDLQFRPRTGKAASAPLLPEVEAYLQLLLVIYLMNSKRYTEAQKVSDDLMQKINPQNRRALDIIVAKCYYYHSRIYEFLNKLDVVRSFLHARLRTATLRHDADGQATLLNLLLRNYLHYNLYDQAEKLVSKSVFPEQANNNEWARYLYYTGRIKAIQLEYSEARRTLTNALRKAPQHTAVGFKQTVHKLLIVVELLLGEIPDRLQFRQHSLKRSLMPYFLLTQAVRTGNLSKFNQELEQFCEKFQADGTYTLIIRLRHNVIKTGVRMISLSYSRISLPDIAQKLQLDSPEDAEFIVAKAIRDGVIEASINHEKGCVQSKEMTDIYSTREPQLAFHQRISFCLDIHNMSVKAMRFPPKSYNKDLESAEERREREQQDLEFAKEMAEDDDDGFP